ttttcaattgcactgttaattgttgttctttacggacaaaatcaccgacggattgaaaagtcgtcggtgttatttggcggttttctgaaaatattcaattgatttaaaattttcatttaaatattacagacgaaatcaccgacggactgaaAAATCGTCGGTAAttgttggcggtttctgaaaactttgtacgaaattaaaaatttaaattaaatattaccgatggaattaccgacggaataattaaaaaaatattaatattcaattatccgtcggtaaatccgtcgctaacgcgccccaataaaaagcccgaatcccttatttcacaagagacagacttatttcttcttcttcttctacttcttcttcttattcttttacttctacttctacttcttcttcttcttcttcttcttcttcactatatgtaaaaaacatcaatatctatttctttctcttcttttctctcctcatctccttctctttttctccatgctctggtatgtcttcttcttctttcttcttttatctcttagttttttttaattaatatgctttaggaaatttttttttctctccttagcttcacttgcaactacattaaggtaagatttttctttttttttcttgatttttttcactatatttgttttttattttatttttaattgtttttgttcttaataattgtataaatgttgttgtgagatttgtttttttcatatgagattaatttttagttgatttatttataggatttttaaatttttagcaattgcaacttcatttttttcatatgaatttttttagttgagtttattttttcattttatttatttgttacaaatttgtttgagttgattttcttattttgttttcaagcattttgagtatgtATTATAcaatgttgatttatgttaatttaattattttataattttataaaatgaatttttttttttaattttttttaaataattaccgacggaattaccgatgaaatgaagcgggtaaatttttttttattttcgatGGATTTATTgacggataaaaaattaccgatgaaagattcaccgacggagCATTTTCGTCGTTGATGTcgtcggtaaattaattaccgacgAAATATGTGTCTTACACCAACGGAAAAATTCCGTCAGTAAAAGTGTTAAATCTTATAGTGTCTCATCCTGCCGGTTCTTAATCTCAAATTTCAGatccctctttctttttttcttattttttctatttatacttagtaagattttattcaattatcatAATACCGCTTATTCATTTATATCTACTTTTAAACCTTCAAAAGCTTTGTTGCCTTtttcctatttgtttttttttttttcaaaacattacacACTGTAACTTTGAATATTGGGAAATCTGGCATTTCTTCCATTCCAAGCAAGCTAATGACTAAAGGAAAGCACCTTTCTGCAATTTATATTTCGATTGAGCACCATATTTCTTGGCAGCAGGATGGATGAAAAAATAACGCATATGTATCCATGCTCTCCTGACTACTTGGAACACCTTGCTTAAGACATCAGGAGATCATCTGTAATAATTGCATATTGGACAAAGAGAGCACAAGGGATTTGCCCTATTACACAAGAAATAATTATCTAGTCCTCCATGTTAATCAATTAATTGCCCGTGCTTTCCTTCACGAGATCAGCTGTTACTGACAGACTAAATATAAGTTAGCTGTactgattaaattaaaacaacaaaaaggaaaagggtGAACACGTTGAATAGTTAGTGCGAATAAATAAAGCAAGAGATTCATGAAAGTGACATTGGTGGTTTCCAGGAGGCAGTGAGACTAGTCTTTGCATACAGCACAAAGAAAGCACAAGGGACTGACAATTATTGACTAAAAATAAGCTTGCTGTTTACCTTTGGTAGGTGGAGTTGTAGCTTCCACCCAATTTCTATTGACTTCTCCAAatcaaaaaacataaagttgCGTGCAAATTGCAGTGACTTTTTTAATAGCTAGTCTTCCACTAAGAGAGAGATCTCTCAGTTTACCATTGATTTCCTAATTTCCCTCACCAAATTTCTTAAACCTTTCTCATGATCTGTGCTTCCTTTTTCTGATTGAATCGAATCATCACGTATTCTGTTCTTGATCTGTATACCATTGATTTCCTGATTTCCGTCACCAAATTTCTTAAACCTTTCTCATGATCTTTGCTTCCCTTTTCCTAATTTCCCTTTTCTGACATCTGCCAATCATCTCGTATAGTGTTCTTGATCTGTATCTTTCTTGCTTGAAAGGTAAATCctactttcttttcttgtttttctaccactaattttgtttcaaataagATTTGCCCATTTGGTTGTAGAATTAATAAGTAGGATTGTAGATTGATCAATCAGGTAGaacttaattatatatgtgTTGCTTGATCTATTTTAGAACTCAAAACTCATATTTAGCTTTGTTCTTACATATTGCCATCAACTTAAACTATTTATCTTGAAAACAGCTGCTCTCAAGGTTTCTTTTGTCTGTTGAGTGCCTCTTGTCAGCTTGACAGGTGACTAGTTTGCCTACTCTTTCTCATATTCTTGTGCTTACATTTTCAGATCAGCTTTCCCAGAGTTTCAACATTGGGGCGCGTCCACACGTTTCCCCACTCAGCAATTAGCTTATgattcttttgttaaaattcttttgaatcCAGGTAAAGTGTTTatacttcatcttcttcattttgtttctgtctttgtttttgaatcttttttagtAAACCGCAAGCTGCTGAAATCTTATTGAGAAACTTTTAAAGTCCTTGCCTTCTAGAGTTCATACCAAATTCATTGTTAATATTAGTTGTTTTGATTCTTCCAAATAAAAGTATGAGTTTGAGTTCTATGCATTATAGAACTCAAACTCATATTATAACTTTGTTCATTTTGCTTTCAACTTCAACTGCTTATCTTCAAAAAAAGCCGAGTTTCTTCCAAATTTTTATCTTAGATTGCTTTtctgataattatttaaattattcaatagttgctataatttttttatctgcttGAAGTGCATCTCTATAGGAAAATATATAGTTAAGTGCctatttaattttagaatttgtaatgattgatttaattatacAGATTCAGTTTATTTTGTGAACACACTTACGGCATTAATGTTTTGTAAGATATTTGAGGTTTGCACTCTTTTCCTTTGcttacttatttaaaaaataatgatttcctctaaattttcattttaagatTGAGTTCTTATTTTCCAATTAATTCAACATCCAATTTTATGCCttacttttgacaatttttttatttgatgtttgaAGGGCCAAAGAAGAAAGCGGTGAAAATGGCTAGACCGAATGATCGattttgggattttgttgagaAGCTGGATGATGGTCGTTTCAACTGTACATTTTGTGGCTATAAATTTGCTGCCGCTACTTCCGTTTCGAGGATCAAATGGCATTTGTCAGGAGTCAGAGGGCATGGTGTTGCAATTTGTGACAAAGTGCCTGAAGACGTTCAAGAAGCAGCTTTTCAAGCTGTGCATCGTGACAACAAAAGACATAAAAGCATAGCAAGTTCAAGCAATGTTAACGATAATGCCATTTCAACCACTCcacaagaacaaaacaataatGAAGTCGTCAATTTGGCAGGAGATGCAGGAACGACACAAGCACCAGATATAATGGGTCACGCACTTGGAAGAAGTTGGGATGagatctataattttttaatggagGATGATACAGAGAATGGGACTCGAGGGGTAGTGCAGCCTGGTGCTGGAGCTAGCTCTTCAGGAGGGCTCACATGCAACACAAATTCGATCAAAGTAGATGCAGTACCAACGACAAAGTTGGTGGGTCAAGCATTCAAAGACCATAAGAAGACTATCTGGTCTTGGTTGATGCACGATGAAGTTTCAACTATTGGCATCTATGGGATGGGCGGAGTGGGAAAGACGACATTGGTGACACACATTTATAATCAGCTTCTAGAAAGACGAGGCACTTTCTGCCATGTTTACTGGATTACTGTTTCACAAGATACCAGCATTAATAAATTGCAAAACAGTATCGCCAGACGGATTGGTTTAGATCTTTCTACTGAAGATGAGGAGCTGTATAGAGCTTCCAAATTGTCAAAAGAATTAACGAAGAAACAgaaatgggttttgattttaGATGATTTGTGGAAGGCTATTGAGCCACGCAAGGTGGGAGTTCCTATCCAAGCTGTTAAGGGATGCAAGCTGATTCTTACAACACGATTAGAAAAGGTTTGTCAACAGATGGATACCGAACACAAAATCAAAGTAAGTCCTATATTGGAGGAAGAAGCTTGGACTTTGTTTATTGAGAGACTTCGACATCAAATGGCACTTTCTCCAGAAGTGGAACAAATTGCAAAATCTATCACAAAGGAGTGTGATGGTTTGCCTCTGGGAATTATAACAATGGCTGGAATCATGAAGGGGGTGAAGGACATACACGAGTGGAGGAATGCTTTAGAGGACCTGAGACAATCAAGAGTTAGGAAAGATGATATGGAGCCTGAGGTATTCCACATACTGAGATATAGTTATAACCATCTAAGTGAGGCAGCACTGCAACAATGCTTCTTGTGCTGTGCATTATTCCCGGAAGACTTTGAGATCCGTAGAGAGGATTTGATAGCTTATTTGATTGACGAGGGAGTGATAAAAGGGCTGGAGAGTAGGGAGGCAGAATTTAACAAAGGCCACTCGATGCTGAATAAACTCGAAAGAGTCTGCCTATTGGAAAGCGCTAAGGAAGGGTATTATGATGATAGATGTGTCAAGATGCATGACTTGATTAGGGATATGGCGATGCAAATACTGCAAGAGAACTCTCAAAGCATGGTTAAAGCAGGTGCACGGTTAAGAGAAGTGCCGGGTGCAGAGGAGTGGACAGAGAATCTTACTAGAGTTTCACTGATGCATAACCAGATTGAAGAAATTCCTTCCACGCATTCACCGAGGTGTCCCAGTCTTTCAACTCTACTGTTATGCGACAATTCAAAGTTGCAATTTATTgcagatttattttttgagcAGTTGTATGAGCTCAAGGTTCTTGATCTGTCTCGTACAAATATCACAAAACTACCTGATTCTGTCTCTGAATTGGTGAGTCTCACTGCATTATTGCTCATTGATTGTGATATGTTAAGGCATGTGCCGTCATTAGAAAAGCTCAAGGCACTGAAGAGGTTAGATCTCTCTGGTACTTGGGCACTTGAAAAGATTCCTCAAGGCATGGAATGTCTATGCAACCTGAGGTATCTTAGAATGAATGGATGTGGTGAAAAGGAGCTTCCTAGTGGGTTGTTATCTAAACTCTCTCACCTGCAAGTCTTTGTAGTAGAGGAAGGGCTAAGTCATGGAAGATATGCTCCGGTAACAGTTAAAGGAAAGGAAGTAGGATGCTTGAGGAAGTTGGAAACTTTGGATTGCCATTTTGAAGGTTACTCTGACTACGTGGAGTATCTCAATTCTCGGGATAAGACCCGATCACTAACAGAATACAGAATTGTTGTAGGACTGCCACGTGAAAAATGTTATACAGATGGCAAAGATAAAGTAATTGTTTTGGATAAATTGACGATCAACAGAGACGGAGATTTTCAGGACATGTTCTGGAAGGACATTCAACAACTGACCATGGTTGAATGTGATGGTGCAAAAAGTTTATGCTATGTTTCCTCTCTAATAAAGAATGCAATTGAACTGGAGGTCATCCACATTAAGGATTGCAATACCATGGAGAGCTTGGTTTCATCTTCTTGGTTCTGCTCTGCTCCACTACCATTGCCATCTTACAACGGTATATTTTCTGGTCTTAAAGAGTTCTATTGTTATGGATGTAGAAGTATGAAGAAGTTGTTCCCTCTTGTCTTGCTGCCAAGCCTCGTAAACCTGGAAAGGATTGAAGTTGTTAACTGTGAGAAAATGGAGGAGATAATAGGTGGAATAAGATCAGATGAAGAAGAGGTTACGGGTGAAGAAAGCAGTAGCAGCGGATTCAAACTCCCAAAGTTAAGAGCTCTGTCATTGATTGGATTACCAGAACTGGAAAGCATTTGTAGTGCAAAACTGATTTGTGATTCTCTCGAAGTGATTTGGATTGTAGGATGTAAGGAGCTCAAGAGGATTCCAATTTGTTTTTCGTTGCTTGAAAATGGCGAGCCATCTTCTCTCATAAGCATAAAGATATATCCAAAAGAATGGTGGGAGTCAGTAGTGGAGTGGGAGCATCGTAACGCTAAGGATGTGCTTCATCCCTTTGTGAAGTTTTTGGCAGGATGAGTGACGACAGTGCccttaatatgatattaaattaaGAGTAAGCATTGTTGTTTTAATTGGATTAAGCGTCAGCTTTGTGTCCACTTAATGAGTTTATTGAGTTTTCATTCGTAAGCATTCATGTGAAACTCTTGTAATTAAAAGTAGCTCGCtcatattaaaatcaattttgtagtcaatcaagattttttttcttctctgtcaAAATCTGACCACTCTTTTTCCTCTATGGAATTAGAAAtctaaaactaacaaaaaataaagttttagacaaattgtattttcaaaaatttaagggattgaatatttataacttgaaaagcatgaggaccaaaatgaacTTTTCATGCTAATCTTTAAATTACCACCCATTTTAtccatttcttttaatttgattctttttctttcactcTTATATGGGCTCAACAAATTTAAAGTAATTGTGTTTAAATTTAGTGAGTACATTTCCTATAAATTGATGAATTGAAATACCAGCTATAATGCATAAAGAATTGAAATATCAAGAACACCAGAATGTTCTTGATGAATTGAAATACCAAATGCATAAAGAATGGGAAATTAGCCCCGATGGTATTTGTGAAAGAACCGCTCCATTTATGTCAAAACGACTTGTTACAGGTTCTGCTCCAACAGCTACAATCGGAGGTGGTGATACAATTAATCAGAATTAGTTTATTGGAACAGATGAAGAAGATTTAACTAAGAATGTGAAAAGTTTTAAATATCACGgaacaattattaatattaattataaaaaaaactatgagcAGTTATAAACATCTTTATCTAACACATAGCTAATGTCGAACGATAACAAAACAGAATCAAGATTCACTAGTGTTGTTTCCAGCAGAAGATAACCGAAGAAATAATTgacaaagagaagaaaagctGATATTTTATTGCaggaaataaaaattacaagaaagatAGAACAAGTAGCCTCACACCACTCAAGAGAATCACTCTCATTTTGGATTCACACCAAAGACAAGAACTGTATTACCATCTCCTATCTAGACAAACATTCTACATTAAATAGAAATACATATTACAGTTAATACTTAAATAACTACTTAAGATAAGAACAATAACAGTTATAATAACTTCTTCTGCCACTTGGAAGTCTGAGATGATCTTCAGTTATTGATTGTAACTTCCCCTTTTGCCAACGTGTATCACTTGTGTTGTAGCCTCTATAGAATGTATTCCTTTGCTTGAATTAACTTGATCCCTGTCAGTTGTTATGATCTTCTGCTTGCTTTGGACTGTAGTGTTGTCACTTGGAATACTCGAACTTGCATCAATTTCCTCACTCCCCAAGCAACTTGCCTCAGGCAAGTATTGTTGAATATAATCGTGAAGTAACTGAGGATTCAGACGTTGGATTTCCTTCTCATGTACCCATGCAGCTTCTGATTGCGGTTTGGATGCCCATTGAACCAAGAATTTGTTATAACCGCCCCTTCTGTTGGACACGTACTGATGTGCTAAAATAGAATCCATGATTTCCGGTGCAGGAACAACATGAGGGATTGTTGACGGTGTAGGCTGGTCTGCAAGAATTGACGGAGGGCCATGGTAGGCCGTGAGATCTGCAATATTGAAAAtgggactaaattgaaactCTGGAGGCAAATCAACCACATAAGCATTGTCTCCCAAtttcttcaagattttaaaaGGACCACCCCTACGAGCATGTAATTTGCTATAAGTTCCAGGGGGGAATCTCTCTGGCCGTAATCGTATCAATACAGGATCTCCTTCGGCAAACTGCACTTCCCGTCTGTGACGATTTGCATGTTCAGCATACTTAGCCACTTGCTCTGCCATTTTACATCTGACGCTGCTATGTAATGAGGACATAAAGGTTGCAAAATCTAGGCCGCCTTCACTAGTTTTCTGAGGTAACGGTAGAGAAATGGTGTCAGTAGGTACTCTAGGGTGCAATCCATATACCAACTCAAAAGGTGTGTGCCCTGTAGTCCGATTTACAGAGTTATTGTAGGCAAATTCTGCTTGGGGCAGAATTAAATCCCAGCTGACGCCATGCTCATTGGTTAAACACCGTAAAAGATTACCAAGACTTCTGTTTATGACTTCAGTTTGCCCATCGGTTTGAGGGTGGAAGGCACTAGAAAAAAGGAGTTTTGTTCCCAACTTTGTCCACAATGTCTTCCAAAAATAACTGACAAACTTAACATCCCTGTCTGAGACAATAGATAGTGGAATGCCATGCAGCCGTATAACCTCTTTCAAAAACAAAGATGCAATATGAGAGGCATCAAAAGTCTTCTTGCAGGGAATAAAATGTGCCATTTTTGAGAACCGATCCACCACCACCATAATGGAATCATGCCCCCGAACTGTCCTGGGAAGTCCCAAGACAAAATCCATGCTCAACTCAAGCCATGGTTGATGTGGGATTGGCAAGGGAGTATAAAGACCAGCATTAGTCTTGTTTCCCTTATTCAATTGACAGATCCTGCATCTATTCACAATAGTATTAACATCCTTTCGCATACCTGGCCAGTGAAACCGATCTGCAACCAGTGAATATGTCTTGTCCTGACCAAAGTGTCCTGCAAGCCCTCCACCATGTAATTCATGAATGATGAACTCACGCATTGATCCCTTTGGGATGCAGATACAGCCTCCTTTAATTAAATACCCGTCCAAGACAACGTACTCTGCTATGGAAGTGGGAGGTTTGCTGTGGAGAGATTCCCAGATCTTTTGGAAATCTGGATCTGTAGAATAAGAGGTCTTCACGGAAGCAAAACCTGAAGGGTTAGTTGACAGGATAGTGGAAGGATGAGATCTTCTACTAAATGCATCAGCCACCTTATTCTCACGACCAGTTTTATGTCTGATAACAAAACTGAATTGTTGCAGGAAACTAATCCACCTGGCATGTCTAGGACTCAACTTGTTCTGTGAATGTAAATATTTCAATGAATCATGGTCTGTAAATAAAATGAACTCACGGTGGATAAGATATGGTCGCCAATGCTTCAATGTCTGAATTAGAGCATAAAACTCTAGATCATAGGCTGAGTATCTCCTTCTGGTGTCATTTAATTTCTCACTGTAAAATGCAATGGGGTGTCCAGCCTGGCTTAATACACCTCCTATACCCACGTGAGAGGCATcacaagaaatttcaaaaatttgagAGAAATCTGGAAGTTTCAAAACAGGTGCCTCCGTCATCTTCTGTTTAATAAGCTGGAATGCTGTATTTGCTGCTGGAGTCCATTTAAAAACCTTGGCCTTTAGGCATTCTGTAATTGGGGCCATAATGGTGCTGAATGCGTGAATGAATCGTCGATAAAAAGTGGCTAAACCATGGAAGCTTCGAACTTCAAAGAATGACTGCGGTTCTGGCCATTCCAAGATTGCTCTGACCTTCTCCGGATCAACTTCTACACCTTGCTGTGAGATAATAAACCCCAGGAAGTGTGTCTTTGATTGAAGAAAAGAACATTTGTTGAAATTTGCATAGAACTTTTCTTGTCGTAACACTTGCAGGATTTGTTTCAGATGTTGAAGATGCTCATCCCTGTGCTGGCTGAAGACAAGTATGTCATCAAAATAGACAACAACACACCTGCCTAAGTATGGCTTCAACGTCTGAGTCATCACTCTCATGAATGTGCTTGGTGCGTTGTTGAGGCCAAAAGGCATcactaaccattcatacaaccCTTCCTTTGTCTTGAAAGCTGTCTTCCATTCATCTCCAGGCCTGAGACGAATCTGATGGTAACCACTTCGCAAATCCAGTTTGGAGAAGACGTTGGCTTGTCCTAATTGATCCAGTAGATCGTCCAATCTTGGAATTGGAAAGCAATACTTGACAGTTATCTTGTTCACTGCTCTGCTATCAATACACATCCTCCAGCTGCCATCTTTTTTTGGAATGAGTAGGGCTGGTACAGCACAAGGACTAAGGCTTTCTCTAATAAAACCCTTATGCTCCAATTCCTGCACTTGACGCTGTAACTCCTTATGCTCTGCTGGGCTCATACGGTAATGTGGCAAGTTTGGCAAGGAGGAACCTGGTACCAGATCAATGGCATGTTGAACATCACGTAAAGGAGGTAATTGTGAGGGAAGCTCTTCGGGAAAAACATCTTTAAATTGTTGCAGAAGATGTTGAAGAGTCGTTGGTAAGCATTCCTTTCCAGTCTCCAGTCCTGCATCTATTATCCTGCTAACCAGCATAAACACAACTTGACTATCAAGTAGTGCTCGTTGAAATTTTTGAGGGGATAAAATCATTACTGGCTTCTGTGGGAATTCCATGATAGGGAGTGGTTCCAAGACCAACTTCTTATTCTTGAATATCAATGAATAAGTGTTGTGAAACCCATCATAACTCACCTTTCTGTCATACATCCATGGCCGACCTAGAAGAACATGACAGACTGTCATGGGAAGTATATCACACCAAACTTCCTCTTGAAAATGATCCcccaaagaaaatgaaagtagGCAGCGGTTTTGGACTTTAACAGGATGTTTATCATGGATCCAACTAACATTGTATGGAGTAGGGTGTTCTTCTGTCGGTAGGTGTAATTTCTCCACAGCTTCAGTGGAAATTACATTAAGGCCACTTCCGTTGTCAAGAATCACGTTCAGTGCTTTGCCCTTGCATGCTACCCTGGTATGAAATATATTTGTCCTCCTCCATTCGTTCTCTAAGTGTGCTGCAGGTGTCGCCTGACTAGATAACATCCGGTGGACTACACACAAAGGTAGTTCAGAAGCTTGCAACCTTTCTTCTTCAAACTCTACAATTTCTGTTTCCCCAATTTCTTGATCTCCAGTTGAGGACTCAGGAATTGTTTCTGAAATCATTTCAGAAGCAAGCAttacctttctttcttttgtaggACATACTGCTGCAAAATGTCCATGGCCCTTGCATTTGTAGCACTGTGGTCCTGCTGCATTGGTACTAGACTGCCTCTGATCTCCATATGGAGGTGCATTTTTTACAGCATTCGCAATTCCGCGATCATTGGTCTGTAAGGATGTTGTTTTGGAAGTGCCCCGCCAATCTCTTGTCAAATGGCCTTTAGTAATTGTTTGTTGTTTCTCCAACTGTAGAGCCAACTGGTATGCTTC
This genomic interval from Populus nigra chromosome 11, ddPopNigr1.1, whole genome shotgun sequence contains the following:
- the LOC133668612 gene encoding probable disease resistance protein At4g27220, yielding MARPNDRFWDFVEKLDDGRFNCTFCGYKFAAATSVSRIKWHLSGVRGHGVAICDKVPEDVQEAAFQAVHRDNKRHKSIASSSNVNDNAISTTPQEQNNNEVVNLAGDAGTTQAPDIMGHALGRSWDEIYNFLMEDDTENGTRGVVQPGAGASSSGGLTCNTNSIKVDAVPTTKLVGQAFKDHKKTIWSWLMHDEVSTIGIYGMGGVGKTTLVTHIYNQLLERRGTFCHVYWITVSQDTSINKLQNSIARRIGLDLSTEDEELYRASKLSKELTKKQKWVLILDDLWKAIEPRKVGVPIQAVKGCKLILTTRLEKVCQQMDTEHKIKVSPILEEEAWTLFIERLRHQMALSPEVEQIAKSITKECDGLPLGIITMAGIMKGVKDIHEWRNALEDLRQSRVRKDDMEPEVFHILRYSYNHLSEAALQQCFLCCALFPEDFEIRREDLIAYLIDEGVIKGLESREAEFNKGHSMLNKLERVCLLESAKEGYYDDRCVKMHDLIRDMAMQILQENSQSMVKAGARLREVPGAEEWTENLTRVSLMHNQIEEIPSTHSPRCPSLSTLLLCDNSKLQFIADLFFEQLYELKVLDLSRTNITKLPDSVSELVSLTALLLIDCDMLRHVPSLEKLKALKRLDLSGTWALEKIPQGMECLCNLRYLRMNGCGEKELPSGLLSKLSHLQVFVVEEGLSHGRYAPVTVKGKEVGCLRKLETLDCHFEGYSDYVEYLNSRDKTRSLTEYRIVVGLPREKCYTDGKDKVIVLDKLTINRDGDFQDMFWKDIQQLTMVECDGAKSLCYVSSLIKNAIELEVIHIKDCNTMESLVSSSWFCSAPLPLPSYNGIFSGLKEFYCYGCRSMKKLFPLVLLPSLVNLERIEVVNCEKMEEIIGGIRSDEEEVTGEESSSSGFKLPKLRALSLIGLPELESICSAKLICDSLEVIWIVGCKELKRIPICFSLLENGEPSSLISIKIYPKEWWESVVEWEHRNAKDVLHPFVKFLAG